One stretch of Clavelina lepadiformis chromosome 6, kaClaLepa1.1, whole genome shotgun sequence DNA includes these proteins:
- the LOC143461813 gene encoding ribokinase-like isoform X1 has protein sequence MENKVEIAVVGSCNMDLITYTSRLPHIGETMHGHKFVKGYGGKGANQCVAAAKLGAYTAMIGKVGEDNDGDSFIKNFNTFGVNTDHVLRTKSSATGVASISVIDGGGNAIIIAAGANLDLSLQDVNNASNIISKANVLLCQLEVHPLTTLHALKLAKLHNVKTILNPAPAPDNGLDIEFYTNSDIICPNEAEATSLTDVCVNDVESAKKAALILVEKGCEVGIITLGSQGCVYAVRSVSKAVHIKPDTVKTIDTTGAGDAFAGALAFFVVRFPNISLHEKISRACYIASKSVCYEGTQKSYPYAANVPINLFGFDNMFDN, from the exons ATGGAAAATAAAG TGGAAATTGCAGTCGTTGGCTCTTGCAACATGGATCTGATAACATATACATCTCGGCTACCACACATAGGGGAGACCATGCATGGACATAA ATTTGTAAAAGGTTATGGTGGAAAAGGAGCTAATCAGTGTGTGGCTGCTGCCAAACTTGGTGCATACACTGCTATGATCGGCAAAGTTGGAGAAGATAATGATGGCGACAGTttcatcaaaaattttaacactttTGGTGTAAATACAG ACCATGTTTTGAGAACTAAGTCATCGGCTACAGGCGTTGCTTCCATATCTGTAATAGATGGTGGTGGCAATGCCATTATTATTGCTGCTGGTGCTAATCTGGATCTTTCATTGCAAGATGTTAACAATGCATCCAATATTATTTCCAAAGCCAAT GTTTTGTTGTGTCAACTGGAAGTGCATCCTTTAACAACCCTGCATGCTTTGAAATTAGCCAAGTTGCATAATGTGAAAACTATCCTTAACCCAGCACCTGCACCTGACAATGGATTAGATATCGAGTTTTACACAAATTCTGATATAATATGCCCAAATGAAGCTGAG GCAACTTCATTGACGGATGTATGTGTAAATGATGTAGAGAGTGCAAAGAAAGCTGCTTTGATTTTGGTAGAAAAGGGTTGTGAAGTTGGAATTATTACACTGGGATCACAGGGTTGTGTTTATGCTGTAAGATCTGTTTCAAAAGCTGTTCATATCAAGCCAGATACAGTAAAGACTATTGACACTACG GGTGCAGGTGATGCTTTTGCTGGCGCCCTTGCTTTTTTTGTTGtacggtttccaaatatttcacTGCATGAGAAGATAAGCAGAGCTTGCTATATTGCAAGTAAAAGTGTGTGCTACGAAGGGACACAAAAAAGTTATCCATATGCTGCTAATGtaccaataaatttatttggttTTGATAATATGTTTGACAATTAA
- the LOC143461813 gene encoding ribokinase-like isoform X3 codes for MENKVEIAVVGSCNMDLITYTSRLPHIGETMHGHKFVKGYGGKGANQCVAAAKLGAYTAMIGKVGEDNDGDSFIKNFNTFGVNTDHVLRTKSSATGVASISVIDGGGNAIIIAAGANLDLSLQDVNNASNIISKANVLLCQLEVHPLTTLHALKLAKLHNVKTILNPAPAPDNGLDIEFYTNSDIICPNEAEATSLTDVCVNDVESAKKAALILVEKGCEVGIITLGSQGCVYASLSPLWNLRPCCGGGPLKPHGLSN; via the exons ATGGAAAATAAAG TGGAAATTGCAGTCGTTGGCTCTTGCAACATGGATCTGATAACATATACATCTCGGCTACCACACATAGGGGAGACCATGCATGGACATAA ATTTGTAAAAGGTTATGGTGGAAAAGGAGCTAATCAGTGTGTGGCTGCTGCCAAACTTGGTGCATACACTGCTATGATCGGCAAAGTTGGAGAAGATAATGATGGCGACAGTttcatcaaaaattttaacactttTGGTGTAAATACAG ACCATGTTTTGAGAACTAAGTCATCGGCTACAGGCGTTGCTTCCATATCTGTAATAGATGGTGGTGGCAATGCCATTATTATTGCTGCTGGTGCTAATCTGGATCTTTCATTGCAAGATGTTAACAATGCATCCAATATTATTTCCAAAGCCAAT GTTTTGTTGTGTCAACTGGAAGTGCATCCTTTAACAACCCTGCATGCTTTGAAATTAGCCAAGTTGCATAATGTGAAAACTATCCTTAACCCAGCACCTGCACCTGACAATGGATTAGATATCGAGTTTTACACAAATTCTGATATAATATGCCCAAATGAAGCTGAG GCAACTTCATTGACGGATGTATGTGTAAATGATGTAGAGAGTGCAAAGAAAGCTGCTTTGATTTTGGTAGAAAAGGGTTGTGAAGTTGGAATTATTACACTGGGATCACAGGGTTGTGTTTATGCT TCTCTGTCTCCTTTATGGAATTTGAGGCCTTGTTGTGGTGGAGGTCCATTAAAGCCTCATGGCCTTTCGAACTAG
- the LOC143461813 gene encoding ribokinase-like isoform X2, which yields MENKVEIAVVGSCNMDLITYTSRLPHIGETMHGHKFVKGYGGKGANQCVAAAKLGAYTAMIGKVGEDNDGDSFIKNFNTFGVNTDHVLRTKSSATGVASISVIDGGGNAIIIAAGANLDLSLQDVNNASNIISKANVLLCQLEVHPLTTLHALKLAKLHNVKTILNPAPAPDNGLDIEFYTNSDIICPNEAEATSLTDVCVNDVESAKKAALILVEKGCEVGIITLGSQGCVYAVRSVSKAVHIKPDTVKTIDTTVPQFSIPYYKQVLLH from the exons ATGGAAAATAAAG TGGAAATTGCAGTCGTTGGCTCTTGCAACATGGATCTGATAACATATACATCTCGGCTACCACACATAGGGGAGACCATGCATGGACATAA ATTTGTAAAAGGTTATGGTGGAAAAGGAGCTAATCAGTGTGTGGCTGCTGCCAAACTTGGTGCATACACTGCTATGATCGGCAAAGTTGGAGAAGATAATGATGGCGACAGTttcatcaaaaattttaacactttTGGTGTAAATACAG ACCATGTTTTGAGAACTAAGTCATCGGCTACAGGCGTTGCTTCCATATCTGTAATAGATGGTGGTGGCAATGCCATTATTATTGCTGCTGGTGCTAATCTGGATCTTTCATTGCAAGATGTTAACAATGCATCCAATATTATTTCCAAAGCCAAT GTTTTGTTGTGTCAACTGGAAGTGCATCCTTTAACAACCCTGCATGCTTTGAAATTAGCCAAGTTGCATAATGTGAAAACTATCCTTAACCCAGCACCTGCACCTGACAATGGATTAGATATCGAGTTTTACACAAATTCTGATATAATATGCCCAAATGAAGCTGAG GCAACTTCATTGACGGATGTATGTGTAAATGATGTAGAGAGTGCAAAGAAAGCTGCTTTGATTTTGGTAGAAAAGGGTTGTGAAGTTGGAATTATTACACTGGGATCACAGGGTTGTGTTTATGCTGTAAGATCTGTTTCAAAAGCTGTTCATATCAAGCCAGATACAGTAAAGACTATTGACACTACG
- the LOC143461813 gene encoding ribokinase-like isoform X4: MENKVEIAVVGSCNMDLITYTSRLPHIGETMHGHKFVKGYGGKGANQCVAAAKLGAYTAMIGKVGEDNDGDSFIKNFNTFGVNTDHVLRTKSSATGVASISVIDGGGNAIIIAAGANLDLSLQDVNNASNIISKANVLLCQLEVHPLTTLHALKLAKLHNVKTILNPAPAPDNGLDIEFYTNSDIICPNEAEGAGDAFAGALAFFVVRFPNISLHEKISRACYIASKSVCYEGTQKSYPYAANVPINLFGFDNMFDN; the protein is encoded by the exons ATGGAAAATAAAG TGGAAATTGCAGTCGTTGGCTCTTGCAACATGGATCTGATAACATATACATCTCGGCTACCACACATAGGGGAGACCATGCATGGACATAA ATTTGTAAAAGGTTATGGTGGAAAAGGAGCTAATCAGTGTGTGGCTGCTGCCAAACTTGGTGCATACACTGCTATGATCGGCAAAGTTGGAGAAGATAATGATGGCGACAGTttcatcaaaaattttaacactttTGGTGTAAATACAG ACCATGTTTTGAGAACTAAGTCATCGGCTACAGGCGTTGCTTCCATATCTGTAATAGATGGTGGTGGCAATGCCATTATTATTGCTGCTGGTGCTAATCTGGATCTTTCATTGCAAGATGTTAACAATGCATCCAATATTATTTCCAAAGCCAAT GTTTTGTTGTGTCAACTGGAAGTGCATCCTTTAACAACCCTGCATGCTTTGAAATTAGCCAAGTTGCATAATGTGAAAACTATCCTTAACCCAGCACCTGCACCTGACAATGGATTAGATATCGAGTTTTACACAAATTCTGATATAATATGCCCAAATGAAGCTGAG GGTGCAGGTGATGCTTTTGCTGGCGCCCTTGCTTTTTTTGTTGtacggtttccaaatatttcacTGCATGAGAAGATAAGCAGAGCTTGCTATATTGCAAGTAAAAGTGTGTGCTACGAAGGGACACAAAAAAGTTATCCATATGCTGCTAATGtaccaataaatttatttggttTTGATAATATGTTTGACAATTAA